From Melitaea cinxia chromosome 3, ilMelCinx1.1, whole genome shotgun sequence, one genomic window encodes:
- the LOC123669253 gene encoding DNA-binding protein HEXBP-like, whose protein sequence is MIESIPKTEMQEEVITGFVISVLSQKDSLIRRELNAHAITTRAQLFRILGGVSLKRRIEGPDVQESDPKRARWSENTRFPGKCHWCGLPGHRVADCKKKREDCGSSRSAQQNATSSAHVLERGQTTCYACGKAGHLATTCPDRKSGAVSRKEVNICEQRLSRGILRTSSGPQLESPGDGRKSVRP, encoded by the exons ATGATCGAAAGTATTCCAAAAACCGAGATGCAGGAAGAAGTTATAACTGGTTTCGTGATTTCTGTGTTAAGTCAAAAGGACAGCTTGATACGCCGAGAGTTAAATGCTCATGCTATCACCACACGTGCTCAGCTATTTAGAATCCTCGGTGGAGTATCGCTGAAACGACGCATTGAAGGCCCTGATGTTCAAGAATCAGATCCTAAGCGAGCCCGGTGGAGCGAAAATACCAGATTTCCCGGCAAATGTCATTGGTGTGGATTACCTGGTCATCGAGTAGCagactgtaaaaaaaaaagagaagacTGTGGATCCAGCAGATCTGCGCAGCAAAATGCTACAAGTTCCGCGCACGTACTAGAGAGGGGACAAACTACGTGCTACGCTTGTGGCAAAGCTGGTCACCTCGCGACAACCTGTCCTGACAGGAAGAGCGGTGCAGTTTCAAGAAAAGAGGTCAATATCTGCGAGCAACGACTGTCGAGGGGCATTTTGAGGACGTCATCTG GACCGCAATTAGAATCGCCCGGGGACGGTCGCAAGTCAGTCCGGCCGTGA